One window from the genome of Pelodictyon luteolum DSM 273 encodes:
- a CDS encoding RelA/SpoT family protein has product MLAQIEKEHYQKLHEILRLARQNLKQVDESLIQRAFFMCYRAHEGEKRASGEPYFYHPVEVATILLNELPLDGVSVAAALLHDVIEDSGYTYEDISAELGPEVADIVEGLTKISGIMINRETTQAEGFRKMLLSMVKDIRVILIKFCDRLHNMRTLESLPEHRRLKIALETRDIYAPLAHRFGLGKMKVEFENLALKYIDPEMFDFLQQKVRLTRGERVAYLNKMIDPIKDDLEKQGFAVEVQGRAKHLFSIYNKMRNKNKNYEDIHDLYGIRVIIDTERIADCFAVYGFITQKYPPVPQHFKDYISIPKHNGYQSLHSAIIGPKGNMVELQIRTRRMHEFAELGVAAHWRYKEKISKDDASIDSFLRWARELIKDADSAAAFMEGFKLNLYHEEIYVFTPKGDMKTMPAGATPIDFAYSIHTEIGNSCIGAKVNGRIVRLNAELKSGDRVEIITSKNQQPRADWLKLVVTHRAKLKIRSAINEERRLQIEKGRGMWEKMLSGTKKLLSDNDIVRYARRYGVKTPADFFSALASQQINGEEVIKRVNSEQREPEALEIREDPNQFAEYLRTARQGEDDRKEHSKKKDDVTIAGMNNIAYAYAKCCQPVPGDDVIGFVTAEGVVKIHRKNCVNVSNENLQKSERVVSVSWNRKVETDFLAGIRIVGEDRIGITNQLTLVMSKFDTNIRSISLHARDGMFVGTVMVYVRNTEKLSALMDKLKKVAGVFTVERLIS; this is encoded by the coding sequence ATGTTGGCCCAGATAGAAAAGGAGCACTACCAGAAACTCCATGAGATCCTGCGTCTTGCACGCCAGAACCTCAAACAGGTCGATGAATCTCTTATCCAGCGCGCATTCTTCATGTGCTACCGGGCGCATGAGGGTGAAAAACGTGCATCGGGGGAGCCCTATTTCTACCATCCGGTGGAAGTTGCCACCATTCTGCTCAACGAGCTGCCGCTCGATGGCGTGTCGGTCGCTGCCGCGCTTCTGCACGATGTGATCGAGGATAGTGGCTATACCTATGAGGATATCTCCGCCGAACTCGGCCCGGAGGTCGCCGACATTGTCGAGGGCCTGACGAAGATATCGGGGATAATGATCAACCGCGAGACCACGCAGGCTGAAGGATTCCGGAAGATGCTGCTCTCGATGGTGAAGGACATTCGGGTGATTCTCATCAAGTTCTGCGACCGGTTGCACAACATGCGTACCCTTGAGTCGCTCCCGGAGCATCGCCGTCTGAAGATTGCCCTTGAGACCCGCGACATTTACGCCCCGCTCGCACACCGGTTCGGTCTCGGAAAGATGAAGGTGGAGTTCGAGAATCTCGCACTGAAGTACATCGACCCCGAGATGTTCGATTTCCTGCAGCAGAAAGTCCGCCTGACGAGGGGAGAGCGGGTCGCGTACCTCAACAAGATGATCGACCCCATCAAGGATGACCTTGAAAAGCAGGGGTTCGCGGTCGAGGTGCAGGGACGGGCGAAGCACCTGTTTTCGATCTACAACAAGATGCGCAACAAGAACAAGAACTACGAGGACATCCATGACCTTTACGGCATCCGGGTGATCATCGACACGGAGCGCATTGCCGACTGTTTTGCCGTCTACGGCTTCATCACCCAGAAGTACCCGCCCGTCCCGCAGCATTTCAAGGACTATATATCCATCCCGAAGCACAACGGATACCAGTCGCTCCATTCAGCCATCATTGGCCCGAAGGGCAACATGGTGGAGTTGCAGATCCGTACCCGGCGCATGCATGAGTTCGCCGAGCTCGGCGTTGCGGCCCACTGGCGCTACAAGGAGAAGATCAGCAAGGACGATGCCAGCATCGACTCATTCCTTCGCTGGGCACGGGAACTCATCAAGGACGCCGATTCGGCAGCCGCCTTCATGGAGGGGTTCAAGCTCAATCTCTACCATGAGGAGATCTATGTCTTCACGCCGAAGGGCGATATGAAGACCATGCCGGCAGGGGCTACCCCGATTGACTTCGCATACTCCATCCATACCGAAATCGGTAACAGCTGCATCGGCGCAAAGGTCAACGGCCGCATCGTCAGGCTGAACGCCGAACTCAAGTCGGGCGACCGTGTCGAAATCATCACATCAAAGAACCAGCAGCCCAGAGCAGACTGGCTGAAGCTGGTGGTGACCCACCGGGCGAAACTGAAGATCCGTTCCGCCATCAACGAGGAGCGCCGTCTGCAGATCGAAAAGGGTCGCGGCATGTGGGAGAAAATGCTTTCCGGAACGAAGAAGCTCCTTTCGGACAATGATATCGTCCGCTACGCCCGACGCTACGGGGTGAAGACCCCTGCGGACTTCTTCAGCGCCCTGGCCAGCCAGCAGATCAATGGCGAGGAGGTCATCAAGCGCGTCAACAGCGAACAGCGGGAGCCGGAAGCACTGGAGATCAGGGAGGATCCGAATCAGTTTGCAGAGTACCTCCGCACGGCCCGCCAGGGCGAGGATGACCGGAAGGAACACTCGAAAAAGAAGGATGATGTAACAATCGCCGGGATGAATAACATTGCCTACGCTTACGCGAAATGCTGCCAGCCTGTGCCGGGCGACGATGTCATCGGGTTCGTGACGGCTGAAGGCGTGGTGAAGATCCACCGGAAGAACTGCGTCAACGTGAGCAACGAGAACCTGCAGAAAAGCGAGCGTGTGGTATCGGTGTCGTGGAACCGGAAGGTCGAGACCGACTTCCTCGCCGGCATCCGCATCGTCGGCGAAGACCGCATCGGCATCACCAACCAGCTCACCCTCGTCATGTCGAAGTTCGATACCAACATCCGCAGCATTTCGCTCCATGCCCGCGACGGGATGTTCGTCGGCACCGTCATGGTCTACGTTCGCAACACCGAAAAGCTGAGCGCTCTTATGGACAAGCTGAAAAAGGTTGCCGGCGTGTTCACCGTGGAGCGGCTCATCAGTTGA
- a CDS encoding LemA family protein: protein MSTTASKPITIRVLKIFTLLLFFSSLSGCGYNSIQQNDEAVNRAWGDLESQLQRRGDLVPNLVATVKGAADFEKETLTAVVEARAKASSVTMTPGMLSDPQAMQRFQSAQGALSSSLSRLLVTVERYPEIKANQNFRDLQNQLEGTENRIAVARQRYNGAVETLNFSIRQFPNSMTNSLLLKLKPREYFKADETSKALPEVKF, encoded by the coding sequence ATGAGCACTACCGCCAGCAAACCGATTACCATCCGTGTCCTGAAGATATTTACGCTCCTTTTGTTTTTCAGCTCCCTTTCGGGATGCGGCTACAACAGCATCCAGCAGAACGACGAAGCCGTGAACCGCGCCTGGGGTGATCTCGAGTCGCAGCTGCAGCGTCGCGGCGACCTCGTGCCGAACCTTGTCGCTACGGTGAAGGGTGCGGCGGATTTCGAAAAGGAGACCCTGACGGCAGTTGTCGAGGCCCGCGCAAAAGCATCGTCGGTGACGATGACGCCCGGGATGCTCAGCGACCCTCAGGCCATGCAGCGTTTCCAGAGTGCACAGGGAGCACTTTCCTCGAGCCTCTCCCGTCTCCTCGTGACGGTTGAGCGATACCCCGAAATCAAGGCCAACCAGAACTTCCGCGACCTGCAGAACCAGCTCGAAGGCACGGAGAACCGCATTGCCGTCGCCCGCCAGCGTTACAACGGCGCGGTCGAAACCCTCAATTTCTCGATCCGCCAGTTCCCGAACTCCATGACCAACTCGCTGCTTCTGAAACTCAAGCCGAGAGAGTATTTCAAGGCCGATGAAACTTCGAAGGCCCTGCCGGAGGTGAAATTCTGA
- a CDS encoding TPM domain-containing protein, whose translation MVCTFFRERVHDAGALPVRALGVFVLLAALLAAQPSALFALDVPALSGRVNDYGGMISPAARASIDRALSNLEREESTQVVVLTVPSLEGDAIEDFSMRVAEAWKIGRKGKDNGALLIASRDDRKLRIEVGYGLEGSLTDLTAGRIVQNEMVPLFRAGRVDEGFQQGVISIIAAVHGEYRAEPGEKKKGGRVSLPMLMLLLFFIYFSGFFNRRSGTGGGPFISGGHGGGFYGGGGGFGGGGGFGGGGGGFGGGGASGNW comes from the coding sequence ATGGTTTGCACCTTCTTCAGAGAGAGAGTGCACGACGCCGGGGCCCTGCCTGTAAGGGCCCTCGGCGTGTTTGTGCTGCTGGCTGCGCTCCTTGCGGCCCAGCCCTCGGCCCTCTTCGCCCTCGATGTGCCCGCGCTTTCCGGCAGGGTGAACGACTACGGAGGCATGATCTCTCCTGCTGCCCGGGCCTCAATAGATCGCGCCCTTTCGAACCTTGAAAGGGAGGAGTCGACGCAGGTTGTTGTGCTGACGGTTCCATCGCTCGAGGGCGACGCAATCGAGGATTTCTCCATGCGTGTAGCCGAGGCCTGGAAAATAGGCCGGAAAGGCAAGGACAACGGAGCGCTGCTCATCGCTTCGCGCGATGACCGGAAGCTCCGCATCGAGGTCGGCTACGGCCTTGAAGGGAGTTTGACCGACCTTACGGCCGGGCGCATCGTCCAGAATGAAATGGTGCCGCTGTTCCGTGCAGGCAGGGTCGATGAAGGGTTCCAGCAGGGAGTCATATCCATCATCGCAGCCGTACACGGGGAGTACCGGGCCGAGCCCGGGGAAAAGAAGAAAGGCGGCAGGGTGTCGCTGCCGATGCTTATGCTGCTGCTCTTTTTCATTTACTTCAGCGGGTTTTTCAACCGTCGTAGCGGTACTGGAGGAGGTCCCTTCATCTCCGGTGGCCACGGAGGAGGCTTTTATGGCGGAGGCGGAGGCTTTGGTGGCGGAGGCGGCTTTGGGGGAGGCGGCGGCGGATTCGGGGGCGGTGGCGCTTCGGGGAACTGGTGA
- a CDS encoding TPM domain-containing protein — protein MEHSPVRKLLTEAGQRQVEARIKAAEAGTSGEIVVMVVEESSRYRHASVVGALFSSMIVAVAVGHFQGGDGMWHFLGVFVPLFIVFHELLVRFAPLRRLFARKGDMADAVGKASLAAFYAKGINGTEAATGVLIYISLFEHMVRVVADKGINEKVDPDAWPELVGGIVQGIRSGEAAAALSEAIDRCGELLSRHFPIREGDRNELSNQIRY, from the coding sequence ATGGAACATAGTCCGGTTCGCAAGCTGCTTACTGAAGCCGGGCAGCGTCAGGTAGAGGCGCGGATAAAGGCGGCCGAGGCCGGCACTTCAGGGGAGATCGTCGTGATGGTGGTCGAGGAGAGTTCCCGCTATCGCCACGCTTCGGTGGTCGGGGCCTTGTTTTCTTCAATGATCGTCGCTGTGGCGGTGGGGCATTTTCAGGGCGGAGACGGCATGTGGCATTTTCTCGGTGTCTTCGTTCCGCTTTTCATCGTTTTCCATGAACTGCTGGTGCGTTTTGCGCCCCTGCGCCGGTTGTTTGCCCGCAAAGGGGATATGGCGGATGCCGTCGGGAAAGCCTCCCTTGCCGCGTTTTATGCGAAGGGGATCAACGGCACCGAGGCGGCGACGGGCGTACTCATCTATATCTCGCTTTTCGAGCATATGGTCAGGGTTGTGGCCGACAAAGGCATCAACGAGAAAGTGGACCCTGATGCATGGCCGGAGCTTGTCGGCGGCATCGTCCAGGGCATCCGTAGCGGAGAGGCTGCTGCTGCCCTTTCCGAGGCCATCGACCGTTGCGGCGAGCTTCTTTCCCGGCATTTTCCGATCCGGGAGGGCGACAGGAATGAGCTCAGTAACCAAATCCGTTACTGA
- the gcvT gene encoding glycine cleavage system aminomethyltransferase GcvT, which translates to MKKTALYPWHEKAGARIIDFGGWLMPVQYSGIIAEHRAVRSAAGLFDVSHMGNFYVKGPRAEEFLQHMTTNDLSRAKNGQAQYNVMLYPNGGIVDDLIIYRIDAQTFFIIVNAGNCEKDYQWLQEHAAEYDGVVLEDHSSAMSLIALQGPKAFDILKKVLPSLDAPSLGSFHFCTLEYSGAELMVARTGYTGEIGVEICMPNEMALPLWEDLLEAGRPEGILPIGLGARDTLRLEMGYSLYGHEIDQDTNPLEARLKWVVKLDKGHFIGREACLQVELNPKRSVAGFVLEGRALPRQGCKLFNSDHQEIGRVCSGTLSPTLQEPVGTCSLLREYQKPGTRVFVEIRGTMQPGTIRPLPFVKTSLS; encoded by the coding sequence ATGAAAAAAACAGCATTGTATCCCTGGCACGAGAAGGCCGGGGCGAGGATCATCGATTTCGGCGGCTGGCTCATGCCGGTTCAGTATTCAGGCATCATTGCCGAACATCGGGCTGTCCGCAGTGCAGCGGGCCTTTTCGATGTCTCGCACATGGGGAATTTCTATGTGAAGGGGCCCCGTGCGGAGGAGTTCCTCCAGCATATGACCACCAATGATCTCAGCCGCGCTAAAAACGGTCAGGCGCAGTACAACGTGATGCTCTACCCCAATGGCGGTATCGTTGACGATCTCATCATCTACCGCATCGACGCCCAAACCTTTTTCATCATCGTCAACGCAGGCAACTGCGAAAAAGATTACCAGTGGCTCCAGGAGCATGCGGCAGAATATGATGGTGTCGTGCTTGAAGACCATTCCTCCGCGATGTCGCTGATCGCCCTCCAGGGTCCGAAGGCCTTCGATATCCTGAAAAAGGTGCTGCCTTCCCTCGATGCCCCGTCACTCGGCTCGTTCCACTTCTGCACGCTGGAGTACAGCGGTGCGGAACTGATGGTGGCAAGAACCGGGTACACAGGCGAGATCGGTGTGGAGATCTGCATGCCGAATGAGATGGCGCTCCCGCTCTGGGAGGACCTGCTCGAGGCCGGCCGGCCCGAGGGGATCCTGCCGATCGGTCTCGGCGCCCGCGACACCCTCCGCCTTGAAATGGGATACTCGCTCTACGGTCACGAAATCGACCAGGATACCAATCCGCTTGAAGCCCGCCTGAAATGGGTGGTGAAATTGGACAAAGGGCACTTTATCGGCCGGGAGGCCTGTCTTCAGGTGGAACTGAATCCGAAACGTTCGGTTGCAGGATTTGTGCTTGAGGGGCGCGCACTTCCGCGCCAGGGCTGCAAGCTCTTCAACAGCGATCATCAGGAGATCGGACGGGTGTGCAGCGGCACCCTCTCGCCGACCCTTCAGGAGCCGGTGGGCACCTGCAGCCTCCTTCGCGAGTACCAGAAGCCGGGCACGAGGGTTTTCGTCGAGATCCGCGGTACCATGCAGCCGGGTACTATACGGCCCCTGCCGTTCGTGAAAACCTCCCTCTCCTAA